A window of Clostridiaceae bacterium genomic DNA:
GGCGGCACTGGTATTTTTCATTACAAACGGCATACCTCTTGAAACATTTGCGCAACGCATTGCTGTAGGTGCAGATTCTTTTGCACTGCTGGCAGCACCGTTCTTCATCCTTGCTGGAAATGTTATGAATACAGGCGGCATCACCAGGCGTATATTTCGTTTTGCTAATGCAATTATCGGACATATACCAGGAGGTCTCGGGCATGTGAATGTACTCGGAAGCACAATATTCGCCGGCATGTCGGGGACTGCCATTGCGGATGCCGCAGGATTAGGTGCAATAGAAATTGAAGCAATGAAAGAGCAGGGTTATGACATTGAGTTTTCCACGGCGGTAACAGCTGCTTCTTCCATTATCGGGCCGATTATCCCACCGAGTGCCGTTATGCTTGTATATGGGATTGCAGCAGGCGTTTCGGTGAGCAAATTATTCATGGGGGGACTCCTTCCTGGCATTTTGATTGCTATTTTATTGATGATTATGGTAGCCTACTATACCAAAAAGAATAAATATCCACGCGGGAATGCATTTTCATTTAAAGAATTATGGCGATCTTTCAAGGAATCAATATGGGCATTGCTTACACCTGTTATCATAGTAGGGGGTATCCTGTCAGGTGTCTTTACGGCTACAGAAGCTGGTGCCATTGCATCTGCCTATGCGATTATTGTTAGTGTCCTAATCTATAAGGAGATGAAGCCTAAGGATTTGATTAAGGTTTTGTATAATACTGCAATATCATCAGGTGTTGTATTGCTGATTGTATCCACTGCATCTGCCTTTGGCTGGTGCCTGGTTTACGATCGTATGCCGCAGAATACGGCGCAATGGTTAATAAATGTTATAAACAGCAAGTTCTTGCTGCTGGTGGCTCTGACATTGATTTATTTATTCCTTGGCACAATTATGAGTGCCACATCGATCATTCTTACAACAGTACCAATATTTGTACCGGTAGTTAAATTAATGGGAATAGACCTGGTTTATTTCGGTGTATATATTTCCATACTTATGTCCATAGGAACAGTAACACCGCCAGTAGGCACAGTGTTGTTTATACTTTCTAAAATAACAAATATGTCAATAGAAAAGATGACCAGGGTTTTAAAACCGTGGTATGGCATACTAATATTTGCATTGTTGCTGCTATTGTTGTTCCCGCAAATAGTTACATTTTTGCCTGAAATATTGTTCTAGAATGTTGTTCTAAAGGGAATTACTTTGGAAATATAAATTATCTTATGCCGGATGTACATATGGAAAAAAATACATAAAATTTAATACAATATAATATAAAATAACTTGGACAAGGAATATGCGAGAACTCTGAAAAGAGTATTTAACCAAGGATCAAGAAATCTCCGCTTTTTCAAGAAGGGGATGAATTGATGTAAATTATAACAACAACCTTGTTCAGAGTGGATTGCAAAACTTTCACTAAATCCCCGTCGAAGCGATTTTGATTCATAGGTCTCGAAATGTAACCTTGTCCTGGAGAGGGAAGGTTGAAAGGTGGATTCAAGAGAACGCGTTTTAAGTGCTTTGAACAATAAAAAACCAGATAAGGTGCCTTATGTTTATGCCTATATTGACAGGAAAATACAAGAACAGATTATCGGGAGAAAAATAGAATATGAATATATGCCTAGGACTGCGGAATGGTCGCCGATATCAAAGCCCGGCGAGCAGTCGGTTTTAGAACCGTATCAGTGCATTGATGCGGAAGTTGCAAAGGTATTGGGATTGGATGCAATCGGCATGCAGTACCTCACACCAATATTTGCAGAAGTGGAAAGGTCGAAAGACGGCAATGTATATATTCGCAAACCTCTGTTGATATCACCTGGGGATTTGGAAAAAATAAAGATGCCTGATGTGGATGATGAAGAAACACTCAAGCCGGCCATTGAATTTGTAAAGAGGTATAAAGGAGAATTTGCTCTTTTCTGCAGGATACGGCTTGGTGTTTCACCAACCTTAATGAGCATGGGTATGGAAGAATTTGCCTATAGTATGTGTGACAGGCCGGATTTTGTAAAAGAGGTTGTAAAAATGCACACCAGCTGGGTGAGCAGATTGATAAAAAACCTGATAGAAATAGGTTTTGACTTTTTCTGGACTTTCGATGATATGGCACATAAAACTGCTCCCCTGTTTTCAGAAGCAGTTTGGGACGAATTCTTTTACCCATATTTAAAAGAAGCCGCTGATTGCATTACAGTTCCGTGGATTTTCCATAGCGATGGGAACCTGATGCCTTATATGGATAAAATCCTGAAACTGGGGATGAAAGGTCTACATCTACTGGAACCAGGAGCCATGGATCTTGTAGAATTAAAACAAAAATACGGTCACAGGGTTTGTCTTGTTGGAAATATAGACATTGATTATACTTTAAGTAAAGGCACTATTGAAGAGGTAGAAGCTGAAGTAAAAAACAGGATTGATGTTTTAGGCCTGGGCGGGGGGTTCATCATTTCTGATTCTAACAGTATTACAGCATACTGCAAGGTTGAAAACGTTATAGCTATGGCAAAAGCTGTAGAAAAGTACAGGTATATTTATTAGCGTAAGCACAGGCGTTATGGCAGAAACATGGCTGTCAGTGCATGAAATGTGCCCACAAAGAGGTGGCTTATTCACATAGAAGTTGCTTACACATGAATAGTTAGCTTATTCACGCATAGGAGGCTTATTAATGAATTCAAGGGAAAGGATAAAAGCTGCAGTTAACCGGGAGAAAATCGACTGTATTCCGGTAGGTCCCTACATGGGGAATCATTGTGCCATCGTTACAGGGACCAAGATGATAGATTATTATACAAAAGCTGATAAAATGGCCCATGCCCAGATTAAAGCCTGGGAATTATACGGTCAGGATATTGTGTGTGTCCAGTCTGACAACTACTACATAGTCGAAGGGTTTGGGCTAAAGGCAGAATATCATGAAAACAGTACACCAACAGTAATTAAACCTGCTGTCGAGAATTTAAAAGACATAGCCAAATTAAAGCTTCCCAATCCGTACAGGGACGGCAGGATGCCTGTCTATATAGAAGCTGTGGACAGGGTCAGTCAATATCTGGGGAAAGAAGCTGTCATCCGTACACCTGGTACGGGACCCTTTACAATGGCAGGCCATTTAATGGGAATTCAGCAGTTTCTTATTGAATTGGCCAAAATTGAGCATGAGATGGATGATGCAGATGAAAAGGCAATCATTTATTTGCTGGAGCTGTGTACAGAGATCTTGATAGAGTTTGGAAAAGCGATGCTCAAAGCGGGATCTGACATCGTGCAATGCGGTGATTCATTGGCTTCGCTGGACATGATATCACCCGATATGTACAAGAGATTTGCATTTCCATACGAGAAAAAATATTTTGATGAAATTAGCCCCTATGCAAAAGCAAAAGGTGCATTCAAACTTTTGCATATATGCGGAAACAATACAGGAACCATGGAACTATATGCAGCTACCGGCGCGGACATAATAGAAGTAGACCACAAGTCAGATTTAAAGTTGTGGACCGATACAATCGGAAATAAGGTGACGTTGATTGGCAATTTGAATCCCACAAGGATTTTGCTGCAGGGAAGCGTAGAGGAGGTACGAGAAGCCAGCCTGCGCTGTATCAAGGATGCCAGAGGTCATGAAGGAGGATTTATCTTAGGTTCAGGCTGTGAGGTTCCATTGTATGCTCCAAGGGAAAACATAATGGAGATGATAAAAACTGCAAGGGAATACATAATCCAATAAGAACAAGAAAATAAACTTAATAAGATCAAATAATACAAAATTCACCAGCGTCATTCACAATAGCTATTGTCCTTTCAGGATGTAAAAAACAGGCATTAAGAGCTGCTGATGTGGCCATTGCATTCCTGGACGCACCCTTGCCTATAGGCTTTGGACAAACAATCTCCCAGCCCTGTCTTGTGCTGGAAATGACACGTCTCCTGGTGCCTGAAAAGAATAGCAAGGTCCTTGAGATTAGGACAGGCTCAGGCTTTCAAACAGCTATTCTTGCAAAAATGTCAACTGAAGTTTATACTGTAGAAAGAATTAAAGAATTAATGGAAAAGGCAAAAGAGAGACTGGAAGGACTAATTTTAGGAATATCTATTATAAAGTTGGGGACGGAAGCATGGGATGGCAGGAACATGCTCCCTATGACAGGATCATGGTAACTGCAGCAGCGCGTGTTTTACCGGATGAACTGGTCAATCAATTGGCGCCCGGCGGAAGGATGGTAATTCCAATAGGACCGCCTGATTTGCAGGAGTTACAGCTAATTACAAAATCAGAAGACGGTGACATAAGTATCAAAACAGTGGAAATGGTCAGATTTGCAAAACTTAAAGGGAAATATGGCTGGGGAGAATAATAAAATCCAGGTAATATAAAAATCCAGGCAATATTATAATAACCAGATAATGTAACAATAACTTAAGAAGATAACAATATCCAGACTAAACGTCAATATCAAAAAAAGAAATAACTGAATAAATTTACTATAACCATGGACGAATAAACTGTAACCAGAAAAAACTATAAAGGAGTATTAGGTATGGATTCAAGGGAAAGAATGTTACTTGCTTTAAATCACCGTGAGCCTGATAGAGTACCGATAGATCTTTCGAGCAGGTCTTCAGCGATAGAAAAAGAAGCTTATGATGATTTAAAAAAATACTTGGGTTTCGACAGGAAAACAGAAATGTTTATCCGTGCCCATGCAGAAGTGGATGAAGAAATACTTGAACTTTTTGGTGTAGATACAAGGTATGTCAGGGATATACCGGATGATAGCTGGCTGGTTAAAGGGGAAGATCACATTTTTGTGGATGCGTGGGGTGTGCCGTGGAGAAAACCAAAAGGCAGCTATTACTATGACATTGAAAGATTTATATATAGTGAGATTAACCGGGAAGACATTGACAGGATTCAATGGCCTGTTTTGTTGACAGATGAATCAATAGAAAAGATGAGGGAAAAAGCCGAGCAACTGCACGAAAAAACGCAAAAAAGTATATTTACGGATGTTCTTGGTGCAGGAATCTTCGAAAGTGCATGGTACATGAGAGGTTTTGAGCAATTTATGATGGATTTGGTGCTGGATGAAGATTTCTCCCGGGCTTACCTGGACAAAATCCTTGAACTGCAAATAGAAGCTTATGACAAACTGCTGAATGCAATCGGGAAGTACATTGAAGGCATACTAATTACAGATGATTTGGCAATGCAGGATAATTTACTTATGTCGCCCGAATTATACAGGAAAATGATAAAACCATACCAGGAAAAGTTATTTAAATTTATACAGGACCGTGGAGTTACCGTAGTTTATCACACTTGCGGTGCTATATATCCTTTATTGGAAGACCTTGTAGAAATTGGCGTAAAAGTACTCCATCCGGTTCAATTGTCTGCAAAGGATATGGATGCCAAAAAACTAAAAAAGGAATTTGGAGACAGTATAGTGTTCTGGGGAGGAGGATGCAATACTCAAAAAACCCTTCAATTTGGAACGCCGCAGGAAGTCAGGGAGGAAGTAAAACAAAGAATTGATGTGCTTGCGCCGGGCGGCGGATTCGTCTTTGCTGCCGAGCATTGTATTCAGCCGGGTACTCCGCCTGAGAATATAATTGCGATGTTTGAGACGGTCAAGGAATACGGCAGGTATAGATAGCACGGAAAATTGTCAATATTGCCAGGAGTCTTGCCAATAGTTTGGTAAATGAAGAAAAGAGATTAAATATGAGTGATTTTAAAAAATACATTAATAGTATAAGTGATCCA
This region includes:
- a CDS encoding TRAP transporter large permease, whose translation is MSLLIIVLLFLFIALGAPITFALGLAALVFFITNGIPLETFAQRIAVGADSFALLAAPFFILAGNVMNTGGITRRIFRFANAIIGHIPGGLGHVNVLGSTIFAGMSGTAIADAAGLGAIEIEAMKEQGYDIEFSTAVTAASSIIGPIIPPSAVMLVYGIAAGVSVSKLFMGGLLPGILIAILLMIMVAYYTKKNKYPRGNAFSFKELWRSFKESIWALLTPVIIVGGILSGVFTATEAGAIASAYAIIVSVLIYKEMKPKDLIKVLYNTAISSGVVLLIVSTASAFGWCLVYDRMPQNTAQWLINVINSKFLLLVALTLIYLFLGTIMSATSIILTTVPIFVPVVKLMGIDLVYFGVYISILMSIGTVTPPVGTVLFILSKITNMSIEKMTRVLKPWYGILIFALLLLLLFPQIVTFLPEILF